Proteins encoded within one genomic window of Humulus lupulus chromosome 1, drHumLupu1.1, whole genome shotgun sequence:
- the LOC133812333 gene encoding uncharacterized protein LOC133812333, protein MSDNEEYDSDAPEELTAEQGIQQDQELIKVQKENKARVARERKERRRLWAQRKTPKGPKPSQEVESVQDVPQTENPNEPSGREGMLPNEIVQVLAAREKQVFLSDSEDEKTESKQSSKRKKKPRRTSGSGVDTVMLNEIPSAQCLKNSLEFLKKRKMQVPRSYAVLNNSNQALRLLSSSGLLK, encoded by the exons ATGTCGGACAATGAAGAATATGACTCCGATGCTCCGGAGGAGCTCACGGCGGAGCAG GGGATACAGCAAGACCAAGAGCTAATAAAAGTTCAAAAGGAGAATAAAGCCAG AGTTGCTCGTGAAAGAAAAGAGCGTCGTAGATTATGGGCTCAAAGAAAAACACCAAAAGGTCCAAAACCATCTCAGGAGGTTGAAAGTGTTCAAGATGTTCCCCAGACCGAAAACCCAAACGAGCCTAGTGGTAGAGAGGGAATGCTACCAAATGAGATTGTTCAAGTGCTGGCTGCCCGTGAGAA ACAAGTGTTTTTATCAGACTCTGAGGATGAGAAGACTGAATCAAAGCAAAgttctaaaaggaagaaaaaaccCAGAAGAACCTCAGGCTCAGG GGTGGACACTGTTATGTTAAATGAAATACCATCGGCTCAGTGCTTAAAGAATTCATTGGAGTtcttgaagaagaggaaaatgcaAGTGCCAAGATCATATGCGGTGCTGAATAACTCCAACCAAGCATTGCGCCTACTTTCTTCATCTGGCTTGTTAAAATGA
- the LOC133812348 gene encoding wall-associated receptor kinase-like 14 — translation MITPPTIFALLIIVLIVSSSEAQSHGPSSCKTSCSGESVPYPFGFSEGCKIQLNCSDGKRKRIGEFSVLNITSTSLFIELPAKCNRPIELIKPLFGLYYGLTWDNSLFLQDCNNSLQNGCAIPMSFIENRVHLKGCGSNKNDSLSCFPKDFNKTVNIMDYKDVYNTSCKLLFASIAVDSASSLQFQRLELGWWLNGSRELCHPSANYTNVTLPEGKKGVRCFCKDGFHGDGFLAGSGCRSVSGCNPGKYLSGKCGRLSKVGVLIAGIIFGAVLMVILTFLCHVVRRRSTCLKNRMSAKRLLCETGNSSVALYPYREIEKATNSFSESRRLGTGAFGMVYEGKLFNDELVAIKKIKHRDNNSIEQVMNEIKLLSSVSHPNLVRLLGCCIEQGEQILVYEFMPNGTLSQHLQRERGKGLPWTIRLTIASETAKAIAYLHSAMNPPIYHRDIKSSNILLDFNFKSKVADFGLSRLGLIETSHISTAPQGTPGYVDPQYHQNFHLSDKSDVYSFGVVLVEIITAMKVVDFTRPQSDVNLAALAVDRIGKGCVDDIIDPFLEPNRDAWTLYSINKVAELAFRCLAFHSDMRPSMMEVAEELEQVRRSGWATMEENIFASSVVSSCSSPYNGSESLGSMTSKKGGVGSQRLFLPQRVDDSLERMEEEKESSPVSVQEPWFSEQSSPSTNSLLGNVVR, via the exons ATGATTACCCCGCCAACAATTTTCGCTCTTCTTATCATAGTTCTCATAGTTTCTTCAAGCGAAGCCCAAAGCCATGGCCCAAGCAGTTGCAAAACGTCATGCTCAGGTGAGTCTGTACCATACCCATTTGGGTTCTCGGAAGGGTGCAAAATCCAATTGAATTGTAGTGACGGAAAGAGAAAGAGAATTGGGGAATTTTCAGTCCTTAACATAACATCAACCAGCCTTTTCATCGAACTCCCGGCGAAATGCAACCGTCCGATCGAATTAATCAAACCCCTATTCGGCTTATACTACGGGCTGACTTGGGATAACAGCCTCTTCCTCCAAGACTGTAATAACTCTCTTCAAAATGGCTGCGCCATACCCATGAGCTTCATTGAGAACCGGGTCCACTTAAAGGGTTGTGGGTCTAACAAGAACGATTCCCTGAGCTGCTTTCCTAAGGATTTCAACAAAACGGTTAATATTATGGACTACAAGGACGTGTATAATACTTCGTGCAAGCTATTGTTCGCCTCGATCGCCGTCGACTCAGCCAGCTCGCTCCAGTTTCAGAGGCTGGAACTGGGGTGGTGGCTCAATGGATCGCGTGAGTTATGCCATCCAAGCGCCAATTATACGAATGTTACTCTTCCCGAAGGTAAAAAAGGGGTTCGGTGCTTTTGTAAAGATGGGTTTCACGGAGATGGGTTTCTCGCCGGCTCCGGTTGCCGTAGCG TTTCAGGATGCAACCCCGGAAAGTACTTGTCCGGCAAATGTGGAAGATTGAGTAAAGTTGGTGTTCTTATTGCAG GGATAATTTTTGGAGCTGTTTTGATGGTCATCCTAACTTTCCTCTGCCACGTTGTCCGCCGCCGTTCTACTTGTTTGAAAAACCGGATGAGTGCAAAGCGTCTTCTATGTGAAACTGGCAATTCTAGCGTTGCTTTATACCCCTACAGAGAAATTGAAAAGGCCACCAATAGCTTCTCAGAAAGTCGAAGACTTGGAACCGGAGCCTTTGGCATGGTTTATGAAGGAAAACTCTTCAATGATGAGTTGGTTGCTATAAAAAAGATCAAACATAGAGACAATAACAGCATTGAACAAGTTATGAACGAGATCAAACTTCTTTCATCTGTGAGTCACCCGAATCTGGTGCGCCTCTTAGGTTGCTGCATAGAGCAAGGTGAACAGATCCTTGTGTATGAGTTTATGCCGAATGGAACTCTGTCTCAGCATCTTCAAAGAGAGAGGGGTAAAGGGCTTCCATGGACTATACGGCTCACCATTGCTTCTGAAACTGCTAAAGCTATAGCTTATCTCCACTCTGCCATGAATCCACCAATCTATCACAGGGATATTAAATCGAGCAACATACTATTAGATTTCAACTTCAAGTCAAAGGTAGCAGATTTTGGGCTATCTAGACTTGGCTTAATAGAAACATCACACATATCAACAGCCCCACAAGGGACTCCAGGCTATGTCGATCCGCAGTACCATCAAAACTTCCATCTCTCAGACAAAAGTGATGTCTACagttttggggtagttttggTTGAGATAATAACAGCAATGAAAGTGGTAGACTTTACTCGACCTCAGAGTGATGTGAACTTGGCTGCACTTGCTGTGGATAGGATTGGAAAAGGCTGTGTGGATGATATAATAGATCCATTCCTTGAGCCAAATAGAGATGCATGGACTCTTTACTCTATCAACAAGGTAGCCGAGCTCGCATTCAGATGTCTCGCTTTTCATAGTGACATGAGGCCTTCAATGATGGAAGTAGCCGAAGAACTTGAACAAGTCAGGAGAAGCGGGTGGGCAACAATGGAGGAAAATATATTTGCATCATCAGTGGTGTCCTCATGTTCATCGCCTTACAACGGGAGCGAGTCACTTGGTAGTATGACATCAAAGAAAGGCGGTGTAGGGAGTCAGAGATTGTTTCTTCCACAAAGAGTAGATGATAGCTTGGAGCGCATGGAAGAGGAGAAGGAGAGCTCCCCTGTTTCTGTGCAAGAGCCATGGTTCAGCGAACAGAGTTCACCCTCAACAAATAGCTTGTTGGGTAATGTAGTCCGATGA